The Candidatus Anaeroferrophillus wilburensis DNA segment CCCGGAAAGGGTGCCACCCATCTGGCTCCGCCGTTGGGCCAGAATGGGGAAAATATCCATAACCATATCAAGATCCTGGCGGATGATGGCCTTGTTGGACCGCAGATAAGCCCCCATCTCCAAATTCTCCTGCACCGTCATCCCCGGGAAAATTCGCCGGCCCTCGGGGACCTGGATAATACCCATGGCAACGATAGCATCGCCGCTGAGCCCCTGAATCGGTTGTCCCTGGAAAAGAATCGATCCGGAACGGCAGGGAACGATGCCGCAGATGGACATCAGAGTGGTCGTTTTGCCGGCTCCGTTGGCACCGATGAGGGTGACGATCTCCCCCTCATCGACCGTCAGGCTGATCCCTTTGAGTGCCTGGATATTGCCGTAAAAGGTGTTGACATTTTCGATCTTAAGCATCGTCACCACCCTCACCGAGATAGGCCTCGATGACTTTCGGATTACGGCGGATCTCCAGCGGCGCACCAACCGCTATCTTTTTGCCGTATTCCATCACATAGATGCGGTCGGAAATATTCATCACCAGTTTCATGTCATGCTCAATGAGCAAAATGGCAATCTTCTCCTCATCGCGGATGCGGACAATCAAT contains these protein-coding regions:
- a CDS encoding ABC transporter ATP-binding protein, which gives rise to MLKIENVNTFYGNIQALKGISLTVDEGEIVTLIGANGAGKTTTLMSICGIVPCRSGSILFQGQPIQGLSGDAIVAMGIIQVPEGRRIFPGMTVQENLEMGAYLRSNKAIIRQDLDMVMDIFPILAQRRSQMGGTLSGGEQQMLAISRALMGRPRLLLFDEPSLGLAPIIIKQIFEIIRKINRENNTTIFLVEQNANQALKLAHRGYVMETGRITLADTAANLLANEEVKKAYLGS